One Nothobranchius furzeri strain GRZ-AD chromosome 7, NfurGRZ-RIMD1, whole genome shotgun sequence genomic window, cagttaaatggcaggtttcaGATATTTccttttgactgtttattttgacggataaactcaaggatgttggttgtttttgaaagaattaccccgacgcacactgatgcacacacagatgagctgacattttaatcgttacacacatcgcggaggtaacttgattcccatcagaacatcagagctttatactggacactgtgttcagcgcagctcagagcgcacacggtggacagtgggctgaagatctgtagaggggtttgcagcgcagaaccacggcggtgcggtaagatttcctcccactgaagcggtctggaaagccggtctctctgaaggatgtgtcacttggataaATGTTCTGattattaaactttggctgaacagcgcttgttcccgtctctaatatggagacgcatgatgcatccagtctgaggcagaatagtctcttcagctcagaaagcacctgtagagacatttgatcacgcacaaagtttatgtggagcagaagcggtcgggccacggcaggtgaaatgttcctagcctacatgaagggaaactgtttaatctgtctcttatttagggacacggagaagttaaaaggagagagaaatagaagatagaagttcttgttccacttgattcttttgtttcatgatgataaactgatgttaaattcagctgaaagaggaactgggaggaagctttggttcatcttaagctacaggagatcttgtctcctatctgctcctccagagacagcatggacatgagggtcccacagccgagctggagggggacaggtgttgtccagctttatattgcaagcttatgtgttatgtgcattacagccagcatcCAAACAGAACCCCCCCGCCCCCGtccggccctcttgcttctgggccttgtttgtgagtggccctcggaccgttataattgaggacccctgagTTAAGAGCTAAACTAAAGAGGTGGGTCTTGAACCTGATCTTAAACACATGAGCGTTCTCTGCGATGCTgagatcctccggcagcccgttccagaggcgagggacgCCTCGCCGGTAAGTTACAGAAGGCTCAGAAAATCACTTCAACTTCTCTAAacgtcttttttctcatttaacacAAGAAGGACTTATTTATAGTCTGTTTCTATGTTGTTCTTACTGTGAGATATTTCTTGTTTTATTGACCCAGATGGTTTTTTGTTCCTTTCTAAGCTTGTAATAGATGACACTGTTGCCATGACACCTTTCTACCTGTTGCTGGGGAAACATCGACACGAACACTTAGGGAATGAGGAGTCTGCTGAGAGAACTCCTCTTCCTCAGAGCTCTGTAGCCATCAAAGAGGTTTGTGCTTCAACCAACAGCGAATCAGTAAAAGTACACGACACTGGTTTGATGTACTTTATCCACATTGTAGCTCCTGCAGACCCCAGCCCACGTCCTTCCTGCTACCTCCTTCCTCTGCTCCATGTTTGCCAAATCTCTGCTGATCTCCGTCACAGAAACCAGGTCAGTAACCTGATCCCTACTGCGAGTCTTCATCTAGCCACCACTGCTTCctgtcttctagcgtttcagtggTCCAGATCAGCCATTCTCTTTACAGAGGAGCTCTATCTTTGACATTTTCAGGTGTTTTTTGGTGTAAAAGTTATAAAGAATTCAAATTTTACCCATTAAAGATAGCTtcatgaacagcctctgttcagagaaatagctTACTTCCTGTAGTGGTGATGGGCTTACAGCTGTTCTCAGTGCTGTTGCTGTTAAGCTATGACTAgccgtagggttgggcatcgttttaatttgaacaattccgattcagattccaattcctcgtttcggttccgattctttgaagacatgacatgttttacacgagccagctaaccacaggtcctacttgatgaaataatcttaacttcaacatgaattttaactctatgaacaacaacatcaccttcatttagactaaaacatgttttggattaaaaaagaaaaagacttgcagcacaaccagtgtgtttgtttctgaccacaaccagagTCTGGAAGcatcctctgggatgagaggctaaatgtctccaacatatccagacacgtccagctgttttcagctacaactctcaggatgatcatgtccaggatgactgagaactacacctccatgctgcagcagcttcagtcacaacaggaaatggaacttaaacgtagctgctgtcagtaacaagctaacaggtttaaacattaaaactttcaacagaaatagttcagaaaggaaattaaaatgttcacaactttgtgtgtgatttattattattattattattattattattattattattattatttattgtggcagaagctggtgtggtccaccacagagaagctgctctagcatgatgactttaattattctacaggttattgttcagccttctgacgttcacacacacacacacacacacacgagtgttggtgagcagctgcgtctgactgctgatgctccgtgtgtgtttttatttctgcagtgagacaaactcacctcacaccattcagagtttgttctttaaagcttctattaaatcctccgtgttgacgtatttaacacgtttcctctgcgCTGCAGAAACTAGTTTACATTACggggtaaaagttcggcagacgcgtttgtttattctCGGCCGCTgtgtgccgggggggggggggggactgctgcacacagacagctggtgtgatcagctctgaaaagcattgatcacacTTTGCAGATCACTTTAATTTTTTGCGGAGATCAGCCGCGGTTTCCTCTTccatcggcattctaggaatcggaaaaaaaactttgaacgattccgggaaaaactaacagaactggttccagtcgatgctcgatgcccaaccctaactagccgttagctcatcacccCTGATTGATGTCTGTAGTAGGTGAGATgggaacttttacacagaaacttgCCTCGTTGTGGTGGAAACACCAACTCTGGGCTCTGAATAAATAAAAGGGATGAAGGCTGCTAACATTCACAGAATAAAACTATTTAAACCACGTCTGGACGCTTAGGAGGAAAATACGAAGAAAAATGTCTGTTTATAGTAAAACAAGAACAAACAATCAGGAAAAAGACGTTTTCCTCGTAGCAGCTAATGCAGCCACTCTGGTTTTTGTTTGAACGTCACGAGCCGCAGGTTTAACGCCGTCAGCGTGACCGGATTAAAGACTGCGGAAACCAGAGCTTCGTGTGATTCAGCTGAAACACACGAGAAGAGGCCAGCCACGTTGTTTATCTCTAAACATGCAGAGTCATGTCAACTAAGAACATGCAGAGTCATGTCAACTAAGAACATGCTGAGTCatgcaaaccttttttttttctccgATGTGTGCTCTCATGGGTTCAGGGAGGAAAACAAACACGTCGATGAGGAAATGGAGAGCGAAAAAGAGGAAGAGGACTCAGATGAAGAAGTGGAAACCAAGATCTCAAGACCAGAGCAGGAGGCAAAGGGAGTTCAGGGGGGGGAGAGCACTGCCCCCACCCTAACAAAGACCCAAGTTAGGGAACTGAGGAGGGTGAGAAAACAGGACCTCAGCTGGATCACGGGACTTCTGGATTCCTGAACACAACAAGACTCTTTCTGTTTTATTATCTAAACCGATGAAACAAACGTTTAGTTAGGAGCGAACCTGCTAAACGTTGTTTGTTTCTGATGTTAGACGTGTGGACTGAGCTGAGGTCCATTCTGCCTGCTTCTGAGACTTTAATCTGTTTCACCTTTGTTTgcagatttatttttaaatacattttcaagttTTCCTGCCTCAGTCTTTCATCCTGCTTATAAAATCAAATCCTTTATTTCCTCATAATTTTTAGGCTAGTTGAGTTAATTCCTGCAGGTAATAATAAATCAGCTGCGCTGAAATGGGTTTTAGTTTTGGAATGTGGCCAGAAGAAGACCTCTGAGCCTGCTGGAGAGGTTCTGCACCATCTCTGGTGTGGGGATCTCCCCTGAGAAGCTGCAGGAGGTCCAGGACGTTCTCGGTTGGACTGAGATTTGGAGAATTAAGACACTTCTTTTTTAGGTTTAAAACGTCACTATGTGTGCATTTTAGTTGTTTTATTACGAAGATTTAATAAAAAAGGCATCAGCTTTTGGTTTATTCCACAGTCGAGTCGGGTTACATTTCAGCATTGCGTGGTTCAGAACTCCAAGCATTAAAGATCCTGTTGAACTTTCTAACTTTGTGGTATTAGAGGCTGCATGTTTAGTTCCTGGTTTTTGTTTTAGGTTATTCTTCTTTTCAGTAAAAAAGCATTTCACACCAGCAGAATTCTGAATTTCATAATAAGCTTATTTCATAAAATCCCTTTTTAGTTCCCAGGAACGGCAGCTTTCCATGTCAGCATATTTCACTTCCCATCTCGACTGGGTGCTTTAAGTTTTCCTCTTTGGTTTCAGACGGGGTCGCCCGTGCATGTCCTCTTTTATTGACTTCTGAGGATTATAATCCTGCTTTAAATGATCAATTTTATCATAAAATAATTATGTGTTGCTTGCTGTAAAAAAAGTATGATGATTTCTCCTGTGTTAACTTGTCTCTAGTCTCAGCTCTGCCTGTAGACGTTCTACTTTCGCTGTAGTCAGCAGGATGGTTTCCATCATGGTTTGCACAGCAAGCATGAAGAAGGTCCTGAATCAAGCACTCGTAGTTGGTTTTTGGggtcacatgtggcagaaattATGACACTGGTTTCTGCAGGTCTGGTGTGAAATGGGTTGTGTCAAAAGCTATTTAAGGTCAAAGTCATAAAAATTGTCAAAAATTATAGTTAAATGTTTAATTATTCCTATTAACTATAAATATAGAAAAGCAGTGAATTAGTATTTGATCTGTGGAGGAAACTGGAGAAATCCCATGCATCaataaggagaacatgctaactccatgcagaaagacagaAGATGGGTTTTGAACCTGAAACCTATTTGCTGCAAAGcaacagtgccccccccccccccccccccatgtgccacagcgttagcctagtgaactagaccaaattcttgctttgcaaagtttggtctaggcatgctccattggaacctccacagctcctaccaggactctggctagccaatcccagctctctagaggggtttcaaacacacaaagagctgtaattggtccataatggtgggccaatcatagtgctctatctgcttagtgaacaaatcacagagctttatccactttgtgagccaatcagggcactctatatgcctggtgggtgggatgatgcaacagagtgaaacaagagtatgtcacattcattgtccagtggaatgcagagatcatttgaatgaCAACGGTAgagcccgccccacaaccgagagccatcaatggagcgtggccagactaaataatacatttatttagtctggcttgccaggctaccacaaCGTAGTTTATAAAGCAgctctggagcatacaggtgtgttaaCCAGAGAACCGACATCAGAATCGGCCTTAGAGAAGCTGTTGGTGCcatttaactcgttcactgccaatgacgattaaagtcgtcattggcattttttGTACTGTGTGAGCATCGGAAAGAGCCCCCGGgcagagagaacaaacatctccgctctgaagccgatcttcatctgcatatgtcacacgtcacatgatcaggaagcagaacatccgtgtgttaggagatcattttggaccgctgctgtaaaaaaagtgaggcgccaaccggaaaagcgtctaccgatcacaattcgacaacagattatgaaagaacggataacgcttgaaacacgcggattcttcctgatgtaagaggtgagtctctgctttgttttggttgttttggtgttgacatcatcctagtgctcaacgttctgtgactcttaaaaaaacagtaaaaacggcgagaaacgctggcagtgaatgagttaagaaggtcaaaggtcatttggAGTCTAGAGGGAAACATATTTACAAGTGAAAACATTTTACACTGCTTATGACTTCTGAAGGAGTGGGCATCCCAGCAGGCTTACTTAAAGGTCAGGGGTCAGCGCTCAAGGAAAACGTCATCTAACTCGCCAAAGGTCTCAGTgaaaggttaaagagcaagtcaccccctaccaaattcttgctcaactcccacttcctgtttgaaaaatgcaacaaatgctgttgcctagcagaacgagagggtggagccgctaacaaatacacacacgacattgtgacatcataatgtaccagctaacatcatagtgtacctcttagccaacagcgatggcaaatttaaattcaaatgcagtgcagagtttttagctGAAGAggatgcaacactgacagttttaggcagaatatttaaatttgacttaagatgcactaaagtgctgaattattgactacatctgTCTACAGCACCATCAGACACTCGtttgtatagtttatcagcagaaaaatgttgatttggggtgacttgcgctTTAAAGGCCATATCGGGTTGGTAGTTTCATCTGAACCACGGAGCTTCTGGGACAATGGAACTGAAATGGAGCTGgttacccataatgcactgcaGCACAATGAGCTGAACCCAGCTGTCAGCATGAGGGTGGAGGGCTGGTGGGCAGGAATGTCTGAGAGTCCATCTGTCTAAAGCTTGGACCGAACCGGGTCACGAGACAGAACCATGATCCAAGTCTGGCAGCAGATTTACAGGATCAAGAATCCAGACTAGAACCAGACTGGGACCTGAAGAGAGCTGATTGCACTGTGAAAAGTGGACCAGAACTCCACCAGAACCATGCAAGGGATCGGTGAGGTCCCAAAAGAAGACCAGCGGCTGCTGAAGGAGCAGCTGGATCCTGAATGTTTTCATGTAGGAATAAACACAAATGAATAAATGTAGCAAACAGATCCAGGTCACATTTGTCTGCAGGTCTAGACCTGGCTGTAAGTCGGGCTCTGAATGCCTAAAGAAaagagtcggggggggggggtcatgagcTGCTGTGGTATGTGACCTCACAgggcagtacacacacacacacaccacatcgaTGATGCCTTGTTGCAAATTCTTTATTCCAGACTTAACATGCAGTACCACGTCCTTTCTCCTGGAGTGtgatttgtttttttacacaaaAGCAAATAGGTTTTCTTCACGATTGCAAGCTTTACTTATCAAACTACaatactgtatgtatatatatatatatatatatatatatttatatttaaacatGTATAAATGTAAAGAAACGTTCGTCAGATTATAGCAGATGAGCTTCATGAACAAATTTCCACAAAAATACTCAATAAGAAATATAAAACCACTTCAAAAAGTTTCAAGGCAAACAATAACACACCTTTTAATATATTTCCTTATCCTACAATAGTCAGTCTAAATGTGTTTAATGGCTATGAGTGAAATTCCTGAATTAGATTCCAAGGTTTCATTTAAAACAGTAAAAGTTACATGTATCTGAATTATTTAAGGTTTAAGGACACAATGGCTGGTCATGTGTGCGTTAAACAGCCGTCAAGACACGTTTTCATTAAAGAAGATAAAGCTACATCAGATACTCCTGGTAGAACAATAAAATTAGATATAAACAGACATGAGAGGAAAAATGAAAAGCAGAGATTTGGTCTGGATTGGATGACTTTCCATTAGGTAAAGGTCTGATTTGGTGCTCTTTACATTTCCCCTTCAAGCAGCCAGACTTTCTGGTCATCTGTTAAAGTTTGCCTGATTGATGATTTTGTTTGTTAAGCTACTTAAACTCTGACCTTTGAGTCATTCAGGCACCAAAATGCTTCTGAACTCAAAAGATGAACCAGTGTTGCAACATAACAAACATTTTCTTCTCACTGAAAACAGAAAAATGGCAGGAAGTGTTTTAGATTGTTTTCAAACCAGAATATCATCCAGGAATAAGATTATTTTTctctttgcattttttttattcaaatgttcTGTACTGGAATACTGACCTGCCAGTTAAGTTAAAAAAATCACAAGAAAGTCtgaataagtggaagaaaatgtgaAGAAAGCAGGACTGAGTCCAGATTTTTGCTGCAGAACAAAAACCCGACTGTGGTCGGCGTTCTGCGAGTTGTCGGCTGGTTTGCTGACTGACTGATTTTTGAGGAAATGTGGTTTCCAAGGTAAACTCACCCATTGAGGTTTTTCCACCTGCACATGCGGTGCTGAGCGTTACAATATGTGCCTTTTTGTTTAAAACCACAATCCTCTCAGACGACACGTGAGGGAGAGGAGAATGTGTTGGCTGGGTTAGTGGAGGGGGGTCAGGAGTAGGAACTTGTGCAAAAACATATTGAACTAGTGCCTGATCACGCATTAGCCGTGTGTAATGACAGGTGTCAATCACTTAAAGTGCCTGAGTAAAGACAATCACAACATCAAATCACTGGAGAACTCAACATGAAAACAATTTAAACAGAAAAGCTAAATTTTGTCTCCCAGCGGGTAAAGAAACCGGATGTAGAACACACCGGGACGCTTCAGAGAACCGTTTCCCTCACTTCCTTTTGAACCACAACGCTGATAGACTTTGGTCGTAACGGTGCGTAGACGCTCGAGTGTTTCAATTGGCACAAcagtaaaaaaaacacaatactgATGATAAAGTTCTTATAAAAACCACCGTCTTGAGTAAATACAGCTAAACGTGTAACCCTCATCACCACAAAGAGACTAGTTATGTGTTTGGTTAGTAAAACGTTTCCGACCTGCTCGTGTTTATGTACAGGCGGAGCTGACGCCGGTGCCGCCGTCGGGAGCGCcggcttcttcctcttttaccaGCTCGTAGCTGAAGCACCATTTGAGAGCTGTTACTGCTCGAGCTGAGCTAACGGGAGAAGGTTCTACAGAGCTCTGCCCACCACCACCATGAGGTCACAAGGAGGGGCCATGATGGACCCTCGATGGGACTACATGTCTGAGTTAAGGAGCAGAAGCTCTAACAGGAACCTGACCTGATCTAAAACTACACTAGTGACTAAAAGCCGTCTACGCTCCCTCTGCAAATGCTTTGTTAATAACCATGGCAACACTGGTTAGCATCAGCGCTCTACCAGCTACAAGCTGTGGTGTTAGTTGGAGAAATAAGATGCAGGGTGGGGTGGGGTTAGTACCCAGCACAGAGTCTCTTTAACAGGGTTAGATGGTGGTCGGAAGTGAGGGGCTGTCCTCCGTCTCCACCTTCTGCTCCGGTGAGCAGCAAAGGAAGAGGCGGCTGCCGAGGCTCTTGAAGGCAAATCTGAAGTACATCATGTGACCCATGGCCACGAAGGAGACGGAGATGATGACCAGCAGGCCAAAGGCCTCTGGGTTTGGAGCCAGAATCACCATGATGAAGTGTAGCAGGTCTAGGAGGTAATTCATGGAGTTCTGGACGCCGTTGATCACACCTCGTTCTGACTCAATCACATTTTCCTGGATGAGCTGGGTCACAGTCAGGTCAAACGACCACAGACCTGCAGGACGGAAGAGGTTTACAGCTACATTAATGTCAAAGTATCGGGCAACATTATTGGCATCAAAGGTTATCTTCAGGAAGTCGTGTTTATGAAGTTATACGGTCTGAAGGAAGTGAACCTTCTGCAATAGAACATCGCAGCTCAGGGATCTTTTGTACTTTGAGCTTTTGTTTGACTCCAAAACAAAATCTAATTTATTCATCAAAACCAAAAGAAAGGCTGGCTGCTTGGAGGAAGAAGGAGGACTGAATCAAGACTTCTGTCTCAGAACGGCAACATTTTCACTCACCAATTCTAGCAGCAATGACCCCAGCAAACAGCAGCCCAACGGACATGTAGGACTGTAGAGGAGGGAACTCTTCAGCTGGTTCCATCGTTGTGGCGTTCCCACTGGTGAGGCTGTGGTCCGCCTCTGGAAGGCTCTGCTGCCCAACCAGGTGGGTGTACAGGTCCTGGAAGGGTGAGACACTGAGGTCGAAGGGGCTTCCAGGAGCAAAGACAGAGATAACGCACAGCGTAAGGCAGGAGAGCTGGACCATGCCGGAGATGAAGCCTGTACGGATCAGGCCACACTTCTTGCGAATCCAGGTGAAGGCGACGGTGCCGCAGATGCCCGAGACGGCCGACGCTCCCATCAGCAGACTGAGCATGGACCCATTCAGGCCCTGTGTGTAGGCGTAGCCCGTGGTGATGCAGTCAAAGCCGAGTACCGTCATGAAGAGGAAGGCCAGGGACATCCCAGCGAAGAAGATGTTCTGGTTGTAGTAGGCCACCCATCCAGCCTTAAAGGTGCACAAGGGCTCCGTCACACGGTAGCAGCAGCCCTGCGGTTCGGGGGGGTTGGGAGTGTTCACAGTTTCATTCATCAGAGGTTGAGATGACTCCTCAggactctgaccactctccagatCTATTAGAAGGAGTAAAATTGCAGATTGATGGAGATGAATGCCGATCGGTTTCAGGTTCTGAATGGTAGTTTgtgatgatcctgtacctttggTGGGGCTGAGCTGCTTgagctcctgctgctgctctttCTGTCCTGCTTTCACTGCCAGAGCCGGCGTCTTCTGATACACCTTCCACAGCAGAGCGTACTCCACGCACATGGAGCACAGGTTCCAGCCCGAGATGAAGCCACAGCCGATGAAATGGGAGCCGAAGGACATGATCTGACCCACTAACATAGGAGCCAGGATGTTGGTCAGCTGGTCGATAATCCGAACCGTGGCATTCATATCTGAAGAGGAAACAATACAGATCATGAATTTGTCAGCCACTTTTACTGAAGTGGATTCAGATTTGAGGTTTTGGGGTCAACGAGTTCACTGCTCTGCACACGAGTAAATCTTTTAAACGGCTTATAACAATCAGGTGGAAACAGCAGGGATATAAAACATGGAAAATGAGACCGAGTCAGCAGCCACAGTTCAAAGTCTCCCCCTCAGAAGAGATCTGATAAAGTGTCATGTGAACCCAGGGTTGGTAGGAACCACTAACCTGCCAGGCTGCTGCT contains:
- the slc40a1 gene encoding solute carrier family 40 member 1, encoding MATTAAKRTCWETLQDFFSSAKFLIYMGHALSTWGDRMWNFAVAVFLVELYGNSLLLTAVYGLVVAGSVLLLGANIGNWVDRNPRLKVAQTSLLVQNSCVIVCGVLLMLVFQYKEQLTELYDGWILTTCYILVITVANIANLASTATSITIQRDWVVVVAGQDSSSLADMNATVRIIDQLTNILAPMLVGQIMSFGSHFIGCGFISGWNLCSMCVEYALLWKVYQKTPALAVKAGQKEQQQELKQLSPTKDLESGQSPEESSQPLMNETVNTPNPPEPQGCCYRVTEPLCTFKAGWVAYYNQNIFFAGMSLAFLFMTVLGFDCITTGYAYTQGLNGSMLSLLMGASAVSGICGTVAFTWIRKKCGLIRTGFISGMVQLSCLTLCVISVFAPGSPFDLSVSPFQDLYTHLVGQQSLPEADHSLTSGNATTMEPAEEFPPLQSYMSVGLLFAGVIAARIGLWSFDLTVTQLIQENVIESERGVINGVQNSMNYLLDLLHFIMVILAPNPEAFGLLVIISVSFVAMGHMMYFRFAFKSLGSRLFLCCSPEQKVETEDSPSLPTTI